Proteins encoded within one genomic window of Streptomyces profundus:
- a CDS encoding S1C family serine protease: protein MSTENEGPGRPDGPADGASPESAARPAVPPPASPLPPAASAPPSPPPSAPYAPPPSAPHSSPHSSPHASGGAATTGQFPADPPTQVLGSSASAPSGGAGVPPGGGYPAGPGYGGAPPPASGSWAFPPPPPPRKRRVNGLLLGVVAATLVAGGIGGGVGYWAADESNESASSQVNSSGGGSVARPPESVAGIAETALPSVVTIEAANGAESAGGTGFVYDEAGHIMTNNHVVAAAADGGDLSVTFSDGQSYDAEVVGRAEGYDVAVMRLIDAGDRDLVPLPLGDSEQVAVGDATIAIGAPFGLSGTVTTGIVSAKDRPVASSDGQSGNASYMNALQTDASINPGNSGGPLLNAEGQVIGVNSAIRSTTGGLGGEAGSVGLGFAIPINQASRVASDLMEHGEAVYPIIGASVDNGATGQEGAKIVDATNDNSDPVTPGGPAAEAGLQPGDVITRFGDRAIDSGPTLISQIWTHEPGESVDVTYVRDGNENTTTIVLGERVGEQ from the coding sequence GTGAGCACCGAGAACGAAGGTCCCGGCAGGCCGGACGGGCCAGCGGACGGTGCGTCGCCGGAGTCGGCGGCCCGGCCGGCGGTTCCACCCCCGGCGTCCCCCCTTCCCCCCGCCGCTTCCGCGCCCCCTTCCCCACCCCCTTCCGCGCCCTATGCACCGCCGCCTTCCGCGCCCCATTCCTCCCCTCATTCCTCGCCCCATGCCTCCGGCGGGGCCGCCACCACGGGCCAGTTCCCGGCCGACCCGCCCACCCAGGTGCTCGGCTCGTCCGCTTCCGCGCCGAGCGGCGGCGCCGGCGTTCCGCCCGGCGGCGGCTATCCCGCCGGCCCCGGCTATGGCGGCGCCCCGCCGCCGGCCAGCGGCTCCTGGGCCTTCCCGCCGCCGCCCCCGCCGCGCAAGCGCCGGGTCAACGGGCTGCTGCTCGGCGTCGTGGCGGCCACCCTGGTGGCCGGCGGCATCGGCGGCGGCGTGGGGTATTGGGCGGCGGACGAGAGCAACGAGAGCGCCTCGTCCCAGGTCAACAGCTCCGGCGGCGGCTCGGTCGCCAGGCCGCCCGAGTCGGTCGCCGGGATAGCGGAGACGGCACTGCCCAGCGTGGTCACCATCGAGGCGGCCAACGGCGCCGAGTCCGCCGGCGGCACCGGCTTCGTCTACGACGAGGCGGGCCACATCATGACCAACAACCACGTGGTGGCGGCGGCTGCGGACGGCGGCGACCTCTCGGTCACCTTCTCCGACGGCCAGAGCTACGACGCCGAGGTGGTCGGCCGCGCCGAGGGCTACGACGTCGCCGTGATGCGCCTGATCGACGCGGGCGACAGGGACTTGGTGCCCCTGCCGCTGGGCGACTCGGAGCAGGTCGCCGTCGGCGACGCCACCATCGCGATCGGCGCCCCGTTCGGCCTGTCCGGCACGGTCACCACCGGCATCGTCAGCGCCAAGGACCGCCCGGTGGCCTCCAGCGACGGCCAGAGCGGCAACGCCTCCTATATGAACGCCCTCCAGACCGACGCCTCGATCAACCCGGGTAACTCCGGCGGCCCGCTGCTCAACGCCGAGGGCCAGGTGATCGGCGTGAACTCCGCGATCCGATCCACCACGGGCGGCCTCGGCGGCGAGGCGGGCAGCGTGGGCCTCGGCTTCGCCATCCCGATCAACCAGGCCAGCCGGGTCGCCTCCGATCTGATGGAGCACGGCGAGGCGGTCTATCCGATCATCGGCGCCTCGGTGGACAACGGCGCCACGGGGCAGGAGGGCGCCAAGATCGTCGACGCCACCAACGACAACAGCGACCCGGTGACCCCGGGCGGCCCGGCGGCCGAGGCCGGCCTCCAGCCCGGCGATGTGATCACCCGATTCGGCGACCGCGCGATCGACAGCGGGCCCACCCTGATCAGCCAGATCTGGACCCACGAACCCGGTGAGTCGGTCGACGTCACCTACGTCCGCGACGGGAACGAGAACACCACCACGATCGTCCTCGGCGAGCGCGTGGGAGAGCAGTGA
- a CDS encoding glycerophosphodiester phosphodiesterase family protein, with the protein MARVTPDPRRIAVIAHRGASEEAPEHSLAAYRRAIEDGAEGLECDVRLTADGHLVCVHDRRVNRTSNGRGAVSALELAELAELDFAARGGDTAGARDGLEAPDVADPERSAVLTLERLLRLVAEADRPVDLAIETKHPTRWAGQVEERLLALLDRHPVAGEVRVMSFSARSLQRVHRAAPALRTVFLMHFALPRHRAGRLPAGVGIAGPSVRMLRRDPGYVERARRAGHQVHVWTVDEPADVELCVKLGVDALITNRPRTVREQLRDLNAGLD; encoded by the coding sequence ATGGCGCGGGTGACTCCCGACCCTCGCCGCATCGCCGTGATCGCCCATCGGGGCGCCTCGGAGGAGGCCCCCGAGCACAGTCTCGCCGCCTACCGCAGGGCCATCGAGGACGGTGCCGAAGGGCTGGAGTGCGACGTCCGGCTGACCGCCGACGGGCATCTGGTCTGTGTGCACGACCGCCGGGTCAACCGGACGTCGAACGGTCGGGGCGCGGTGTCGGCGCTGGAGCTGGCGGAGTTGGCCGAGTTGGACTTCGCCGCGCGTGGCGGGGACACGGCGGGGGCGCGTGACGGCCTGGAGGCCCCCGATGTCGCCGACCCGGAGCGCAGCGCGGTGCTCACCCTGGAACGGCTGTTGCGCCTGGTGGCCGAGGCGGACCGGCCGGTCGATCTGGCCATCGAGACCAAGCACCCCACCCGGTGGGCGGGGCAGGTGGAGGAGCGGCTGCTGGCGCTGCTCGACCGGCATCCGGTGGCGGGCGAGGTGCGGGTGATGAGCTTCTCGGCGCGCTCGCTCCAGCGCGTGCACCGGGCGGCGCCCGCGTTGCGCACGGTGTTCCTGATGCATTTCGCGCTGCCCAGGCACCGGGCGGGCCGACTGCCGGCCGGGGTCGGCATCGCGGGGCCGAGCGTGCGGATGCTGCGCCGCGACCCCGGCTATGTGGAGCGGGCGAGGCGCGCGGGGCATCAGGTGCATGTCTGGACGGTGGACGAGCCGGCGGATGTCGAACTCTGTGTGAAGTTGGGCGTTGACGCGCTGATCACCAACCGGCCGCGCACCGTGCGTGAGCAATTGCGAGATCTCAACGCCGGCCTGGATTAA